A segment of the Echinicola strongylocentroti genome:
AGGTCATCGGTTCGAATCCGATATTCTCCACTAAAAGCTTGCAGGGATGCAAGCTTTTTTTTGTTGTGTGCCGTGCATGTATTTTGTTTATGTTTTGTATTCTCGAAAAACTGCCAAATCCTATATAGGAAGTTGTAGAGAAGTAGGTGAGCGCTTAAGGCATCATAATAGTGGATTGACACCATCCACAAAAGGAGGGACTCCGGAGTGGGAGGTCAACTATGTGGAAAAAGTCGATATTCTCCATACAACTGGAATGGAGCGAAAATTTTGCTCTATTTTTATTTTTTCGCTTTGTAGGTTTTTGTTTATCAGGGTAGATAATAATGGATCAAGCAACGTTTCTAAACGGAGGGGTTCATCTTATGAGAATTGGGAATCCCCGTCTCAAGCGTTCAGGATTTTATTTTTTGGTATGTTCAGCAAAGGGGGAGAGCCCACAGGTAGTTCCTGTCAATCCACAGAATAGTTTATCCGGGTGAGGATGCTTCTGCCGAGAGTGACTTCGTCGGTAAATTCCAGTTCTCCGCCGATGGGGATGCCGCGGGCAATGGTGCTGACTTTGATGCCTTTTTCTTTCAGTTTTCGAGTGATGTAAAAAGCAGTTGTGTCCCCTTCCATGGTAGATGGGAGTGCAAGAATGATTTCAGTGACCGGATCACCAGAATGCGGCTGGTCGATGCGTTCGATTAGGGACGCTATCTTAAGTTCTTCTGGGCCGATTCCCTGAATGGGAGAGATTACGCCGCCTAAGACGTGATAGAGTCCATTGTATTGGGAGGTGTTTTCGATGGCCAATACGTCCGGAATATCTTCGACGACACAGATAAGTCCTTTGTCCCTGCGTGATCCGAGGCAGATGCTGCATATTTCCTGATCGGAGATATTGTGGCAAATACTGCAATAGGACGTTTCCTTCCGGAGCTTGATGATGGCTTCGGTGAGATTGTCCGTGTGGGTTTCAGGTTGTTTCAGTAGATGCAATGCTAGCCTAAGGGCCGTTTTTTTTCCTATGCCCGGTAGTCGGCTGATTTCATTGACGGCGTCTTCGATAAGTTTGGAGGGAAAATTCACCGTGACTGGGGATTAAACGATGGCAGCTTGAATGCCAGCATCCAAGATGGATTGGCACATGGGCTTCAATAGCTTCATGCTGCCTTTTTTTACAGCACATTTGCCTTTGTAGTGGATGATCATGGTGCATTGCTCGGCTTGCTCTTGGGAATGTTTACAAACTTTGATCAGTACTTTGGTGACATGTTCAAAGGTGTTGATGTCATCGTTATATACCACCAAGTCATGCTCTTCGGTATCCACCAAGTCTTCCAGCAGGATTTCTACTTCTTCTTCTACAGTATGTTCCAATGGTTGCATGCTCATTTTGCAAAGTTAATAATTATAGACAAATTAGCAGCCTTTATGATATAGTATACTATGGATTCAAATTTAATACTCCTTGTCATAACATCCTATTTTCTGTTGTTGTTCATGATTTCTTATTTTACTTCCAGAAAAGTTTCGCAGGAGACATTTTTTACGGGGGATAGGTCGTCGCCGTGGTTTTTGGTAGCCTTTGG
Coding sequences within it:
- the recR gene encoding recombination mediator RecR, coding for MNFPSKLIEDAVNEISRLPGIGKKTALRLALHLLKQPETHTDNLTEAIIKLRKETSYCSICHNISDQEICSICLGSRRDKGLICVVEDIPDVLAIENTSQYNGLYHVLGGVISPIQGIGPEELKIASLIERIDQPHSGDPVTEIILALPSTMEGDTTAFYITRKLKEKGIKVSTIARGIPIGGELEFTDEVTLGRSILTRINYSVD
- a CDS encoding ATP-dependent Clp protease adaptor ClpS: MSMQPLEHTVEEEVEILLEDLVDTEEHDLVVYNDDINTFEHVTKVLIKVCKHSQEQAEQCTMIIHYKGKCAVKKGSMKLLKPMCQSILDAGIQAAIV
- a CDS encoding GIY-YIG nuclease family protein — its product is MYFVYVLYSRKTAKSYIGSCREVGERLRHHNSGLTPSTKGGTPEWEVNYVEKVDILHTTGMERKFCSIFIFSLCRFLFIRVDNNGSSNVSKRRGSSYENWESPSQAFRILFFGMFSKGGEPTGSSCQSTE